From the genome of Streptomyces sp. JH34:
GGGCCCGCGCCCTGGGCGAGTTCGGCGCGACGATCACGTTCGCCGGGAACTTCCCGGGCCGTACCCAGACCATGCCGCTGGCCGTGTACCTGGCCCTGCAGAGCGACCCGGAGGCGGCCATCGCCCTCAGCCTGGTCCTGCTCGCCGTGTCCGTCGCGGTGCTGGCCGGCCTGCGCGACCGTTGGATGACAGCAGGATGACCGACACCCCGGAATCCACCCACGAGGCGCGCGACGCCCACGGCACCCGGCGCTCCCGCGACTCCCGCGCCGGCCTGTCCGAGGCGGGTCTCGACGCCCGCCTGGTCGTCGAGCGCGGCGCCTTCCGTCTCGACGTGGCACTGACCGCCGCCCCCGGCGAAGTGGTCGCCCTGCTGGGACCCAACGGCGCGGGCAAGACCACCGCCCTGCGCGCCCTCGCGGGTCTGACACGTCTCACCGGCGGGCATCTGCGACTGGACGGCACCGCGCTGGAGCGTAAGCCGCCGGAGTACCGCCCCGTCGGCGTCGTCTTCCAGGACTACCTGCTCTTCCCGCACCTCTCCGCCCTGGACAACGTGGCCTTCGGACCGCGCTGCCACGGCGTGACCAAGGCGTCGGCCAGGGAACAGGCCGCCGAGTGGCTCGGCCGGCTGGGGCTCGCGGACCACATGGGCGCGAAGCCACGCAAACTGTCCGGTGGCCAGGCCCAGCGGGTCGCCCTGGCCCGCGCGCTGGCCACCCGACCACGGCTGCTGCTCCTGGACGAGCCGCTGGCGGCGTTGGACGCCCGCACCCGCCTGGAGGTCCGCTCTCAGCTCCGGCGGCATCTGGCCGATTTCGAGGCCGTCGCCGTGCTGGTCACACACGACCCCCTGGACGCCATGGTGCTGGCCGACCGGCTGGTCGTGATCGAGGACGGCCAAGTCGTCCAGGAGGGCGCGCCGTCCGACGTCGCCCGCCGTCCGCGCACGGACTACATCGCCCAACTGGTCGGCCTGAACCTGTACCAGGGCACGGCGGACGGGCACACCGTCCGCCTCGGCGCCGGGACCCCCCTCACCACCTCGGAGGCTCTGTCC
Proteins encoded in this window:
- a CDS encoding ABC transporter ATP-binding protein — encoded protein: MTDTPESTHEARDAHGTRRSRDSRAGLSEAGLDARLVVERGAFRLDVALTAAPGEVVALLGPNGAGKTTALRALAGLTRLTGGHLRLDGTALERKPPEYRPVGVVFQDYLLFPHLSALDNVAFGPRCHGVTKASAREQAAEWLGRLGLADHMGAKPRKLSGGQAQRVALARALATRPRLLLLDEPLAALDARTRLEVRSQLRRHLADFEAVAVLVTHDPLDAMVLADRLVVIEDGQVVQEGAPSDVARRPRTDYIAQLVGLNLYQGTADGHTVRLGAGTPLTTSEALSGPVFVAFPPSAVTLHRDRPVGTSARNLWHCEIAGLETHGDQIRADLTGELRLAADLTTMAAAELDLRPGAPVWATVKATQTHAYPV